Within Williamwhitmania taraxaci, the genomic segment AGTGCCTGCTCCCTATCGCCGGATAGGGCATAAGCAGTAAGGGCTACTATTGGGATCTTCGGATTAATCTCTTTGATGCGTCGAGCGGCTTCATAGCCGTCCATTATTGGCATTTTTACATCCATAAAAACTAATGCAATTGCCGGGTTTCCTTGGCAGATACTTACAGCTTCGCGCCCATTTCGTGCCCGCAAAACCACCAATTTTGAGTTGGCGCTTAGGATTTTTTGTGCCAGCAAAAAACTAAAATCATCATCTTCAGCCACAAGTATGGTGGCGGCTATCTCAAGCGATAATGTTGATATGGGTGGGGAAGTTGCTATATCTTTTACCGTTAAATCCCTGACGGGGTAAAACGGTAGGGACACAATAAATGTTGATCCTTTGCCCTTCTCCGACTCTAGATAAATTTCACCTCCTAGCAACGACACCAACCCTTTACAAATAGCCAAGCCAAGTCCTGTTCCTTCATGTCCCCTGGAATAGGTCATGTTTTCTTGCGTAAAGCGTTCGAAAATCAACTCTTGGTGATCCCTCGAAATCCCAACACCGGTATCGCTAACATAGAACTCTACGCTATCACCACTTACCCTACTTCCAAGCACTACACTACCTGCTGGGGTAAATTTTATGGAATTGCTAAGAAGATTGTTCAATATTTGGTAAACCTTTTGCTCATCGGAGTAAATGGGCGATTGCTCCAGTGCCACATCCAACTGATAGGTAAACTCAACGCTGTTGGTCATGAAATTATTACGGTATAGCACGAAAAGTTCCTTAAATACCTTTTCGAGATAGAACTCCTGTTTGTTCACCACCATCAGTCCGGCTTGGATCTTCGAGATATCGAGCACATCATTCACCGTATTGAGTAGACGAATACCGCTATTGGTTATAATCTGGGCATACTCCATCCTTGATTCACTATCGATTTCCCGCTCGCACAGCAATTTCGAAAAGCCCATAATTGCATTCATTGGGGTTCGAATTTCGTGACTCATATTGGAGAGAAAAGCCGACTTTAACCTATCGCTCTCCTCCGCATGCTCTTTTGCCAAGTGCAAGGCCGCATTGGTCTGAATAAGTTCCTCGTTTATTTCCAAATACTCTTCATTCTGAACTTGGATGGCTTCCGTTTGCTCTTGAAGCCTAAGCTCCGCATGCTTCCGCTCAGTAATATCTTCCTTAACCGCAATAACGTGGGTTATCTCTCCCTTACTATTCTTTATGGGGGAAATGGAAGCAAACTCCCAGTAACCATCACCGTTCTTGCTCTTATTGTAGAACTCCCCACACCAATCGTTGCCAGCGAGTATTGTTTCCCACAACTCTTTATAATCAGTCGATACGTTGTCGTTCGATTTGAGTATGTTCGGCTTTTTCCCGATGGCCTCTTCGGCAGAATAGCCGGAAACTTTGCAAAAGTGCGGATTCACATATTCAATAATTCCGTTAATGTCGGTGATCAACACCGAAACAGGACTCTGCTCAATGCCTTTGGTGAGTTTAATGATTTGTTCCTGGGCTTGAAGGCGAGCGGTAATGTCGTGTGCAATGGTAGCAACGGCCTGTTTCCCATCGTAGAGCGTAGGAATGGTAACTATTTCGACGTTGGCTACGCTGCCATCCATGCGTAGAAACTTTTCTTCTGCCAACAGGGACGATTTTCTATCCTTAGCGACCATAGCGATCCGCGCTTTGGAATGGACCACCGAGTCGGGGTGAACAAAATCCAATACGGGCCTACCTACAACTTGATCGGGAGTGCTTGCCCTGAGGAATTTCAGTCCCGCCTCATTAATAAATACAATTACACCCTCAATATAAACGACAATAGGATCGGGGAACGACTCAACTAGGGTACGAAAGCGCTCCTCGCTTTTGCGCAGCTGTTCCACAGCCTCCACCCGCTCGGTAATGTCGCGGCATATACCCTCACAAAAAAGAACATTACCTGCATCGTCTTTAATGTATCGAGCACTATCTTCTACCCAGATAATGCGTCCGCTTTTCGTCTTTAGTTGATAGGTTTCGTCTGTTGAGGTAAAATTTTTGTTTTCGGTAATAATATCCTCTCGGTCGCTAGGCTTAACATAGAGTTCGGTTGGAATATCCACGGCGAGCAGTTCCTCGCGACTGTCATAATCCAGCATTTTTATAAACGCAGGATTCACATCTAAAAAAGATCCCTGAGCCGTGGAACGATAATACCCGTTGGGCATGGAATCAAATAGATTTCGGAACTTTTCTTCGCTTTGCAGCAATGCCTCCGCAGCGCGTTTTCGCTCTGAAACATCGCGCGAAATAGTAATCATCCCCATAACCTTGTCATTCACAATTATGGGCGAACTGTTTACCTCCAACGGCACTCGCCGCCCGCTGGCGTCTATGATCTCCACATCGTAAAGGTGTGGTTCGAGGGCTCCCGACATTCGCTCATAAATACCGTCTTGTATTTTTTGATGATACTCCTCTGGGATTAAATCAAATAAGGATTTATGAACAGACTCCTCGTTGGACAAACCGACCAACGTCAATCCGGCCGGGTTCATGTATGTTACTTTTCCCGAGAGGGAAGTCATAGCAATAATATCGCTAGCCATTTCGGCAAGTTGTCGGTATTTCTCCTCACTGGCGACCACCAACTCTTGCATATGCTCAAACTCCTTTTCAAGCACCTTTTCGTGGGTAACATCTCGGCCACTGCCAACTGTGCCAATAATATTTCCTTGCTCGTCGTAGAAGGGCGACTTATATACATCCAAAAAGAGGAACTCTCCCTTTACGTTGCCATACTCATCGAACCTTTCGGTGCGCTTATTCTCAAGTACAATAGAATCAGTATCACGACATATTTCTCCAAAAGTATGCCATTCCGGATTGTCCAGATGACGCTCCCTCTCTCGCTCGGCAAAAAACATATCGTTTTTCCCAACTGGCTCTTTCGTGTCCTCAGCATTGAACAACTTCTCGCACATAGACTTGTTGGCGAAGATGTAGCAGTTATTCAAATCCTTTGCCCAAAGCATATCCTCCACATTATCGCACATCATGCGCAGCATAAGGTAAAGATTTTTATACTTCGATTCTATTGAATGTAATGCCTCACGATGCGAATAAAGAGTAGTGAGATCGTGAACCGTAGCCATTATTCTACGTACGCCCCCAATTGTGGTAGGCTGAAGGGTTGCCTCTACCCAAAATGTTTCACCCGATTTCCGTCGTGCCTTCCATTCAAAAGTTTTCGATTTTGAGGTAAGGGTTCGCTGAATCATGATCTGTGCGCGTTCATTGGTATAGCCCGCCTCCTCATCGCTCAGGTCGCCCATATTACATGCAAGCACATCCAACTTATCTGAATAGCCATAGAGGTGGAGCATGGTGTCGTTCACATCCACAATCTTTCCCGTTTGGCTGTTGTGGATAAATATGGCATCACTGGAAGAGTTGAATATTTCACGAAAATTCCGTTCACGCTCTACCAATGCCGACTGAACCTCCTCCATCTCCGCCAAATCGTTGGTGTAAGAAAGTTTCGTAGCATCTAACTCCTTCTGCAAACGCTCCACTTGGTTTTGAAGATCTTCCTTCGATAATCCCGAAAACGCCATAGCCCAATTCTATTAGTAACTCACTCGCTTCAATCCTGAACAGCACTCAACCCTTTGAAATATTTATTCGTGCCAAGATAAATTTAACTAATGAGAAACTGACTATTTGCGTCCAAATTATTGACGGGTTAACCACATATCCCAAGCTGCTCTAAAGAACGCTATAGTAGTTAACATACAAAGAGATATAAAACGCAACCTTATTACAATACGGATGATAACTGATCCTAAAAATGAAAAACAGCAGAAACGGTTATGGCACAAAAAAGGCCGGACATTCACATGGGCGGCCCAAAACTCCGAATTAAACTATTACCTTATATCCGCAACATAAAAGCATAAAATAATCGGGAACCCCTGTAATAATAATCATCACAAGGCTTTCCCGATTAAAATATTTTCACCTACTTAGGTGAAAACATCGTAGCGGATGAAAATTACATATTCTAGCGACACCATCAACTCTTTTGGCGGAATAAATTTTGCAGACAAAATTATCCG encodes:
- a CDS encoding PAS domain S-box protein, which codes for MAFSGLSKEDLQNQVERLQKELDATKLSYTNDLAEMEEVQSALVERERNFREIFNSSSDAIFIHNSQTGKIVDVNDTMLHLYGYSDKLDVLACNMGDLSDEEAGYTNERAQIMIQRTLTSKSKTFEWKARRKSGETFWVEATLQPTTIGGVRRIMATVHDLTTLYSHREALHSIESKYKNLYLMLRMMCDNVEDMLWAKDLNNCYIFANKSMCEKLFNAEDTKEPVGKNDMFFAERERERHLDNPEWHTFGEICRDTDSIVLENKRTERFDEYGNVKGEFLFLDVYKSPFYDEQGNIIGTVGSGRDVTHEKVLEKEFEHMQELVVASEEKYRQLAEMASDIIAMTSLSGKVTYMNPAGLTLVGLSNEESVHKSLFDLIPEEYHQKIQDGIYERMSGALEPHLYDVEIIDASGRRVPLEVNSSPIIVNDKVMGMITISRDVSERKRAAEALLQSEEKFRNLFDSMPNGYYRSTAQGSFLDVNPAFIKMLDYDSREELLAVDIPTELYVKPSDREDIITENKNFTSTDETYQLKTKSGRIIWVEDSARYIKDDAGNVLFCEGICRDITERVEAVEQLRKSEERFRTLVESFPDPIVVYIEGVIVFINEAGLKFLRASTPDQVVGRPVLDFVHPDSVVHSKARIAMVAKDRKSSLLAEEKFLRMDGSVANVEIVTIPTLYDGKQAVATIAHDITARLQAQEQIIKLTKGIEQSPVSVLITDINGIIEYVNPHFCKVSGYSAEEAIGKKPNILKSNDNVSTDYKELWETILAGNDWCGEFYNKSKNGDGYWEFASISPIKNSKGEITHVIAVKEDITERKHAELRLQEQTEAIQVQNEEYLEINEELIQTNAALHLAKEHAEESDRLKSAFLSNMSHEIRTPMNAIMGFSKLLCEREIDSESRMEYAQIITNSGIRLLNTVNDVLDISKIQAGLMVVNKQEFYLEKVFKELFVLYRNNFMTNSVEFTYQLDVALEQSPIYSDEQKVYQILNNLLSNSIKFTPAGSVVLGSRVSGDSVEFYVSDTGVGISRDHQELIFERFTQENMTYSRGHEGTGLGLAICKGLVSLLGGEIYLESEKGKGSTFIVSLPFYPVRDLTVKDIATSPPISTLSLEIAATILVAEDDDFSFLLAQKILSANSKLVVLRARNGREAVSICQGNPAIALVFMDVKMPIMDGYEAARRIKEINPKIPIVALTAYALSGDREQALNAGCNDYLAKPYSDDELLQMVAKFIVKK